The Papaver somniferum cultivar HN1 chromosome 3, ASM357369v1, whole genome shotgun sequence genome includes a region encoding these proteins:
- the LOC113362150 gene encoding protein FAR1-RELATED SEQUENCE 11-like, which translates to MHIEEVGESSNVKNTEETYGINGIKPNIEPALGMGFESIDDAWEFYKTFGKVTGFPVLKSTFVKNGVGCIRSYKFTCARAGKCNSISEKPLRPQATIKCGCQAKLVLRLDCLVGYVIS; encoded by the exons ATGCATATTGAAGAAGTAGGAGAATCTTCCAATGTGAAGAACACG GAGGAGACTTATGGTATTAATGGAATCAAACCTAATATAGAACCTGCTCTTGGTATGGGGTTTGAGTCTATAGATGATGCATGGGAGTTTTACAAGACATTTGGGAAAGTGACTGGATTTCCTGTATTGAAAAGCACATTTGTGAAAAATGGTGTGGGGTGTATAAGAAGCTACAAATTTACTTGTGCTCGAGCAGGTAAGTGTAATTCCATATCTGAAAAACCATTAAGGCCTCAAGCAACAATAAAATGTGGTTGTCAAGCCAAGCTAGTGTTACGGTTAGATTGCTTAGTTGGTTATGTAATCAGTTAG